In one Drosophila pseudoobscura strain MV-25-SWS-2005 chromosome X, UCI_Dpse_MV25, whole genome shotgun sequence genomic region, the following are encoded:
- the LOC4814168 gene encoding 2-aminoethanethiol dioxygenase yields the protein MTAHFMNVLRQAFKTFDRANHASFNTNLQHLKQLTDELTYRDLHIKEELFRPHAGAPSPSHAQGRAPCSYMHIFEDERFSMSLFIVRGSSSIPLHDHPMMFGLLRCIWGKLLVQSYTQQLGPDEPLHYDTDPIVVKVNVEEPCLVSPDTPSAMVTPRKRNYHHITEAGNGVAAFFDILSPPYDADMPMYGPRSCRFYRPKSDGGQTQLHCIPSPATYYCDVVDTPKTVLQCAFKCADEDYAENVPETQ from the coding sequence ATGACGGCTCATTTCATGAATGTTCTGCGGCAGGCCTTCAAGACATTCGATCGTGCTAACCACGCCAGCTTCAATACCAATTTGCAGCACCTCAAGCAGCTAACAGATGAACTCACCTACCGTGATCTTCACATCAAGGAGGAGCTCTTTCGCCCCCACGCTGGGGCACCGTCCCCGTCCCACGCCCAGGGCCGTGCGCCCTGCAGCTACATGCACATCTTTGAAGACGAGCGCTTCTCGATGAGCCTGTTCATTGTGCGTGGCTCCAGTTCCATTCCCCTGCACGACCATCCCATGATGTTTGGCCTGCTTCGCTGTATCTGGGGGAAGCTGCTGGTCCAGAGCTACACACAGCAGCTGGGGCCCGACGAGCCCCTGCACTACGACACGGATCCCATTGTGGTGAAGGTGAACGTCGAGGAGCCCTGCCTGGTATCACCAGACACTCCCAGCGCCATGGTCACACCACGCAAGCGAAACTATCACCATATAACCGAGGCGGGCAACGGCGTGGCCGCCTTCTTCGATATACTCAGTCCACCCTACGACGCCGACATGCCCATGTATGGCCCACGCAGCTGTCGCTTCTATCGCCCCAAGTCGGATGGGGGCCAAACGCAGCTACACTGCATCCCCTCGCCAGCCACATACTATTGCGATGTGGTGGACACGCCCAAGACCGTTTTGCAATGTGCCTTCAAATGCGCCGACGAAGACTATGCCGAGAACGTCCCAGAGACGCAGTGA
- the mRpL36 gene encoding uncharacterized protein mRpL36, with amino-acid sequence MSFAGKILQHSARLWNGLSSKRGFHVLMRPTAIAAGVTNNSNQTQLVANTNVSAGLLTPVSTLLQQVAGFKVKGRLKRRCKDCYIVVRQERGYVICPTHPRHKQMSMKKRDYKSWILTHATQSKERGF; translated from the coding sequence ATGTCCTTTGCTGGCAAAATACTTCAACACAGCGCCCGCCTGTGGAATGGCCTCAGTTCCAAGCGTGGATTTCACGTCCTAATGCGCCCCACGGCCATCGCAGCCGGAGtgaccaacaacagcaatcaAACACAACTGGTGGCCAACACAAATGTTTCCGCAGGACTGCTGACCCCTGTCTCTACTCTGCTGCAGCAGGTCGCCGGCTTTAAAGTCAAGGGACGCCTAAAGAGGCGCTGCAAGGATTGCTACATTGTGGTGCGCCAGGAACGCGGTTATGTCATCTGCCCCACGCATCCGCGCCACAAGCAAATGTCGATGAAGAAACGTGACTACAAGTCTTGGATATTGACACACGCCACCCAGTCCAAGGAACGAGGCTTCTAG
- the Arp3 gene encoding actin-related protein 3 yields MTGRLPACVIDVGTGYSKMGFAGNKEPQFIIPSAIAIKESARVGDTNTRRITKGIEDLDFFIGDEAFDATGYSIKYPVRHGLVEDWDLMERFLEQCIFKYLRAEPEDHYFLLTEPPLNTPENREYTAEIMFETFNVPGLYIAVQAVLALAASWASRSAEERTLTGIVVDSGDGVTHVIPVAEGYVIGSCIKHIPIAGRNITSFIQSLLREREVGIPPEQSLETAKAIKEKHCYICPDIAKEFAKYDSEPNKWIRNFSGVNTVTKSPFNVDVGYERFLGPEIFFHPEFSNPDFTIPLSEIVDNVIQNCPIDVRRPLYNNIVLSGGSTMFKDFGRRLQRDIKRSVDTRLRISENLSEGRIKPKPIDVQVITHHMQRYAVWFGGSMLASTPEFYQVCHTKAAYEEYGPSICRHNPVFGTMT; encoded by the exons ATGACAGGCAGGCTACCGGCATGCGTAATCGATGTGGGCACCGG CTACTCGAAGATGGGATTTGCTGGCAACAAGGAGCCACAGTTCATCATCCCCTCGGCCATAGCCATCAAGGAGTCGGCTCGCGTTGGCGATACCAATACGCGGCGCATCACGAAAGGCATAGAGGACCTAGACTTTTTCATTGGCGATGAAGCCTTCGATGCCACTGGCTACTCCATTAAA TACCCGGTGCGTCATGGTCTGGTGGAGGACTGGGACTTAATGGAGCGCTTCCTGGAGCAGTGCATTTTCAAGTACTTGCGCGCGGAGCCCGAGGATCACTACTTCCTGCTGACTGAGCCGCCACTAAACACGCCCGAGAACCGGGAATATACGGCGGAAATTATGTTCGAAACATTCAATGTTCCTGGCCTGTATATCGCAGTGCAGGCCGTGCTGGCCCTGGCTGCCAGTTGGGCTTCCAGATCCGCCGAAGAGCGCACACTCACCGGAATTGTGGTGGACAGTGGCGATGGAGTGACGCACGTTATACCCGTG GCCGAGGGCTACGTGATTGGCTCTTGCATCAAGCACATTCCCATTGCTGGCCGCAACATCACATCGTTTATCCAGAGTTTGCTGCGTGAACGGGAGGTGGGCATACCGCCCGAACAAAGCCTCGAAACTGCCAAAGCGATCAAAGAGAAGCACTGCTATATCTGCCCCGACATTGCCAAAGAGTTTGCCAAGTACGACTCAGAGCCAAATAAATGGATACGCAACTTTTCGGGCGTCAACACGGTCACCAAGTCGCCGTTCAACGTCGACGTCGGCTACGAACGCTTCCTGGGACCGGAGATCTTCTTCCATCCCGAGTTCTCGAACCCCGACTTTACCATACCCCTCTCGGAGATTGTCGACAACGTCATCCAGAACTGCCCTATCGACGTGAGGCGTCCGCTGTACAACAACATTGTCCTCAGCGGTGGCTCCACCATGTTCAAGGACTTTGGCAGGCGTCTGCAGCGCGACATCAAGCGATCGGTGGACACGCGCTTACGCATCAGCGAGAACTTATCCGAGGGACGCATTAAG CCAAAACCAATTGACGTTCAAGTGATTACTCATCACATGCAGCGGTATGCAGTGTGGTTTGGCGGCAGCATGTTGGCCTCAACG CCCGAGTTCTATCAGGTGTGTCACACAAAGGCTGCCTACGAGGAGTATGGCCCGAGCATTTGCCGTCACAATCCCGTCTTTGGCACCATGACATAA
- the Uba2 gene encoding SUMO-activating enzyme subunit 2, translating to MAAAIDGVLPGTLQELVKKSKVLVVGAGGIGCEVLKNLVLSGFNDIQIIDLDTIDLSNLNRQFLFHREHVGKSKARVARETALSFNPDAKITAYHDSVTSSDYGVSFFQKFDVILSALDNRAARNHVNRMCLNADVPLIESGTSGYNGQVELIKRGLTQCYECTPKEKQRSFPGCTIRNTPSEPIHCIVWAKHLFNQLFGESLDDEDISPDAADPDAQSVPQEFDAGAGGDGEAKISKEKTPTEEGTNNGNVVRINTRQWAKDCDYDAAKLFNKFFDEDINYLLKMSNLWTSRKAPVPVSWDTLVPEGTTDIQPEFARQHHKVWTVEECAHVFANTLKELSASFLKLKADETLVWDKDDQPAMDFVAACANVRSYIFDIERKSRFEIKSMAGNIIPAIATTNAITAGISVMRAFNVLEAKWEQCKAVYARLRPNGRGQFLVPDASLAEPNPSCYVCSLDPAITLRIDTKRVHIKELRDDVLIKTLNMLHPDVVLVGSNSILISSEEGETTDNDDKLLSEMNVVDGAILNCDDFHQNYSLSVIISHFDAERDDSLFEVSADSKQLQPKEEEQKKPDDETDKGKEARKRSANGADVAADDGPSTSKRSRPTEIEDDDDDDCLVIEEENDEDVMVVATDNLSVESPAKSAAKRKPSVAIEDITEILDSSDEEEAGPTKCKRSKIELPDLKINQMEVINID from the exons atggCTGCAGCTATCGATGGTGTTCTCCCAGGCACATTGCAGGAGCTGGTAAAAAAGTCCAAGGTGCTGGTTGTTGGCGCTGGCGGGATCGGCTGCGAGGTCCTCAAGAACCTTGTGCTCAGCGGCTTCAACGACATTCAAATT ATCGACTTGGACACCATTGACCTGAGTAATCTCAATCGGCAATTTCTTTTTCATCGCGAACACGTGGGAAAATCAAAGGCCCGTGTGGCACGGGAAACTGCTTTGAGCTTCAATCCGGATGCAAAGATAACTGCATACCATGATAGCGTCACATC CTCCGACTACGGTGTCAGCTTCTTCCAGAAGTTCGATGTAATCCTCAGCGCTCTGGACAATCGTGCTGCCCGCAATCATGTGAATCGCATGTGTCTTAATGCCGATGTTCCTTTGATCGAGAGTGGCACCTCGGGCTACAATGGTCAGGTGGAGCTGATCAAGCGGGGCCTCACCCAATGCTACGAGTGCACACCCAAGGAGAAGCAACGCAGTTTTCCCGGCTGCACCATACGCAACACGCCCTCGGAGCCCATCCACTGTATTGTGTGGGCCAAGCATCTCTTCAA TCAACTGTTTGGAGAATCTCTCGATGATGAGGACATTTCTCCAGACGCTGCCGATCCGGATGCCCAGAGTGTCCCCCAAGAATTCGATGCAGGCGCAGGTGGAGACGGTGAGGCGAAGATCAGCAAAGAGAAAACTCCAACGGAGGAGGGTACGAACAATGGCAATGTTGTGCGCATCAACACCCGCCAGTGGGCCAAGGATTGCGACTACGATGCTGCGAAGCTCTTCAACAAGTTCTTCGATGAGGACATCAACTACTTGCTGAAAATGTCTAATCTGTGGACCTCGCGAAAGGCCCCAGTGCCCGTTTCTTGGGACACACTTGTGCCCGAAGGGACGACTGATATCCAGCCAGAGTTCGCACGGCAGCATCACAAGGTCTGGACCGTGGAGGAGTGTGCCCATGTCTTTGCCAATACGCTTAAGGAGCTGAGCGCATCATTCCTCAAACTAAAGGCTGATGAAACACTTGTCTGGGACAAGGATGATCAGCCGGCAATGGACTTTGTGGCCGCCTGCGCCAATGTGCGCTCCTACATCTTTGACATTGAGCGAAAGTCAAGATTTGAAATCAAGTCGATGGCAGGGAATATTATACCCGCAATTGCCACCACCAATGCGATTACTGCTGGCATCTCTGTGATGCGAGCCTTCAATGTCCTTGAGGCCAAATGGGAACAGTGCAAGGCCGTCTATGCCCGTCTTCGCCCCAATGGACGCGGCCAGTTCCTTGTCCCAGATGCCTCCTTGGCAGAACCCAATCCCAGTTGCTATGTCTGCTCCCTAGATCCGGCCATTACCCTCCGCATCGATACCAAGCGTGTTCACATTAAGGAGCTACGCGACGATGTACTGATTAAAACACTCAACATGCTCCATCCAGATGTGGTACTGGTGGGCTCTAACTCTATTTTGATCTCTTCGGAGGAGGGTGAAACGACAGATAATGACGACAAGCTGCTGTCCGAAATGAACGTTGTAGACGGCGCAATCCTGAACTGTGATGATTTTCATCAGAACTACAGTCTAAGCGTAATAATATCGCATTTCGATGCAGAGCGAGACGATTCTCTCTTCGAGGTGTCTGCCGACTCAAAGCAGTTGCAACCCAAAGAGGAGGAGCAAAAGAAGCCGGACGATGAAACCGACAAAGGAAAGGAAGCACGAAAACGTTCTGCCAATGGTGCAGATGTTGCTGCAGATGATGGCCCCTCCACATCGAAGCGTAGTCGTCCAACCGAAATTgaagacgatgacgacgatgactgTCTTGTGATCGAAGAGGAAAACGATGAGGATGTAATGGTCGTGGCCACAGATAACCTTTCCGTAGAGAGTCCCGCCAAATCGGCCGCCAAGCGAAAGCCCAGCGTAGCGATCGAGGATATCACCGAGATATTGGATTCGTCCGACGAGGAGGAAGCCGGACCAACCAAATGCAAACGTTCCAAGATAGAACTGCCCGATCTGAAGATCAATCAAATGGAAGTCATAAACATTGATTGA
- the ldbr gene encoding lariat debranching enzyme, with amino-acid sequence MKIAIEGCAHGELERIYDTIACIEKESNTKIDLLLCCGDFQSTRNLEDLQTMAVPKKYLDICTFYKYYSGECVAPVLTIFIGGNHEASNYLQELPYGGWVAPNIYYLGYAGVVNVNGVRIAGISGIYKGHDFLRGHHEFPPYTESTCRSVYHVRQLEVFRLKQLSGKIDIFLSHDWPTGIYEYGNKAQLLRKKPYFAADMESGQLGSRPLEELLKAVQPSYWFAAHLHCKFAALVPHQNATKAPTKMGDGSSSSSSSSSSESDDEESTSRLPPKPVAVTKFLALDKCLPRRAFLQVLDIPSEAIEGNPTFEYDAEWLVILQSTNHLISVKENYYYLPGKKAGAIAERFNFTPTEEELDSLTTKFQSLKIPENFQRTVPAFDPQEQSNYKHMVVGQPTAHLNPQSNTFCSVLGVDDPLCLALLANGKDLPAVAVESIDPKAEETIVHVQDQCQDQEPIEGSSPPPEPLVTPSKRKLNLFLPAPTVTADATAAEKDDSVIDLPEEDEDPKTAETAESEAVDNPKVKAVPPPPSSPPSVKKLKRRNQNIYQAEDDD; translated from the exons aTGAAAATAGCAATAGAAGGATGCGCGCACGGTGAACTGGAGCGCATATACGACACCATAGCATGCATCGAGAAGGAGAGCAATACAAAGATCGATCTCCTGCTATGCTGCGGTGACTTTCAATCCACGCGCAATCTGGAGGATCTGCAAACGATGGCTGTGCCGAAGAAGTACCTGGATATATGTACCTTTTACAA ATATTACAGCGGGGAATGCGTGGCCCCTGTGCTGACTATTTTCATTGGCGGCAACCACGAGGCCTCGAACTACCTGCAAGAGCTTCCATACGGCGGATGGGTGGCCCCAAATATATATTATCTGGGCTATGCTGGAGTAGTAAATGTGAACGGCGTTCGTATTGCAGGCATCAGTGGTATCTACAAGGGACACGACTTCCTGCGTGGCCATCACGAATTCCCGCCCTACACGGAATCCACATGTCGCAGTGTCTATCACGTGCGGCAGTTGGAGGTGTTCCGCCTGAAGCAGCTATCTGGTAAGATAGACATATTCTTGTCGCACGATTGGCCCACCGGCATCTATGAATACGGCAACAAGGCCCAGCTGCTCAGGAAGAAACCCTATTTTGCGGCTGACATGGAGAGCGGACAACTAGGCAGTCGACCACTGGAGGAGCTGCTGAAGGCAGTACAGCCCTCTTACTGGTTTGCCGCACATTTGCATTGTAAATTTGCCGCCCTCGTGCCACACCAAAACGCAACCAAAGCCCCAACCAAAATGGGAGACGGCTcttcaagcagcagcagcagcagcagtagtgaGAGCGACGATGAGGAGAGCACATCTAGGCTGCCACCCAAACCAGTGGCTGTTACAAAGTTTCTCGCTCTGGACAAATGCCTGCCTCGACGAGCATTTCTCCAAGTGCTGGACATACCCAGTGAAGCGATTGAAGGTAATCCCACGTTTGAATACGATGCCGAATGGCTTGTTATTCTGCAAAGCACCAATCATCTTATCTCGGTGAAGGAGAACTACTACTACCTGCCGGGCAAGAAGGCTGGCGCCATCGCAGAGCGCTTCAATTTCACACCCACCGAGGAGGAACTGGATTCGTTGACCACCAAATTCCAGAGCCTCAAGATCCCGGAGAACTTTCAGCGAACGGTGCCTGCCTTTGATCCGCAGGAGCAGTCCAACTATAAGCATATGGTCGTGGGTCAACCCACGGCCCATCTAAATCCCCAGAGCAATACATTCTGTTCTGTCTTGGGTGTAGATGATCCACTCTGTCTGGCGTTGCTGGCCAATGGCAAGGATCTGCCAGCAGTTGCGGTTGAAAGCATAGACCCGAAGGCAGAGGAAACCATTGTTCACGTTCAGGATCAATGTCAGGATCAAGAACCCATCGAAGGGAGCTCCCCTCCTCCTGAACCACTTGTGACCCCTTCGAAAAGAAAACTTAATTTGTTCTTGCCGGCGCCTACAGTTACAGCTGATGCTACCGCAGCAGAAAAAGATGACAGCGTGATAGATCTGCCTGAGGAAGATGAGGATCCAAAGACAGCAGAGACAGCCGAGTCGGAGGCAGTGGACAATCCAAAAGTCAAGGCAGTCCCGCCACCTCCCAGTAGTCCACCCAGCGTCAAGAAACTAAAGCGTAGGAACCAGAACATTTATCAAGCCGAAGACGATGACTAA
- the msk gene encoding importin-7: MEAQKLTELLRATIDPNPEQRKAAEDQLAQIHKIIGFVPTILQIVMQTTLEQPVRQAGAVYLKNLINSSWSDHEAKPGEPIPFSIHEQDRAMIRGTIVDAIVHAPELIRVQLSVCVNHIIKSDFPGRWPQVVDNISIYLQNQDLNGWNGALLTMYQLVKTYEYKRSEERTPLNEAMNLLLPMIYQLIIRLLNEQSEQSVLLQKQILKIYYALTQYSLPLDLITKEIFSQWMEICRQIADREVPDCSHLDEDERTEFPYWKTKKWALHIMVRMFERYGSPSNVVSEKYQKFAEWYLPTFSQGVLEVLLKILDQYRNRVYVSPRVLTDVLNYLKNAVSHAYTWKLIKPHMVAVIQDVIFPIMSFTDSDQELWESDPYEYIRLKFDIFEDYATPVPAAQSLLHSICKKRKGVLPKAMATIMQIITSQQADNKQKDGALHMIGTLADVLLKKALYRDQVESMLTTYVFPEFQNPAGHMRARACWVLHYFCDVQIKNPQVLAEIMRLTTNALLTDKELPVKVEAAIGLQMFLSSQDEAPPYVEAQIKEITKELLTIIRETENEDLTNVMQKIVCTFTTQLLPVATEICQHLATTFSQVLESEEGSDEKAITAMSLLNTIETLLSVMEEHPEVLLNLHPIVINVVGHIFQHNITDFYEETFSLVYDLTCKAISPEMWQMLELIYQVFKKDGIDYFIDIMPALHNYVTVDTPAFLSNPNRLLAILDMCKTMLTGNPGEDPECHAAKLMEVIILQCKGQIDSVIHMFVELALSRLTREVQSSELRTMCLQVVIAALYYNPQLLLSILDKMSQPNNEPISSHFIKQWLHDTDCFLGIHDRKLCVLGLCTLISLGDAKPQVLSEVAGKIVPSLILLFDGLKRAYESRAQEDEEEEEEEDGDDCEEALSSDEDDMDEMAPNYLDKLAEFTKAKAGEAGFEVKAEVKDDDDESNDDAEESVEDLNETGLETFTTPIDDEENDSAIDEYWTFKEVITALSAQDQAWYALLTSNLTPEQARALQDVVVTADQRKAAKESKLIEKQGGFAFPQTTVPSSFKFGS; this comes from the exons ATGGAGGCACAAAAACTCACGGAACTGTTGCGCGCAACTATTGATCCAAATCCCGAGCAGCGCAAGGCCGCCGAGGATCAACTGGCCCAG ATACACAAAATCATTGGATTTGTGCCCACCATTCTGCAAATTGTTATGCAAACGACGCTGGAGCAGCCGGTGCGGCAGGCGGGTGCCGTCTACTTGAAGAATCTGATCAACAGCAGCTGGTCGGACCACGAGGCAAAGCCGGGCGAGCCCATACCCTTCTCTATACACGAACAGGATCGGGCCATGATCCGTGGCACCATTGTGGATGCCATTGTCCATGCCCCCGAATTGATCAG GGTTCAGCTCTCCGTCTGCGTTAATCACATCATCAAGAGCGACTTTCCTGGTCGCTGGCCCCAGGTGGTGGACAACATCAGCATATATCTGCAGAACCAGGATCTGAATGGATGGAACGGAGCGCTGCTCACCATGTATCAGCTGGTGAAGACGTACGAGTACAAGCGATCCGAGGAGCGGACACCGCTCAACGAGGCCATGAATCTGCTTCTGCCTATGATCTATCAGCTGATAATTAGGCTTCTCAACGAGCAGTCGGAGCAGTCAGTTCTCCTGCAGAAACAAATACTCAAGATCTACTACGCCCTCACGCAGTACAGCCTGCCGCTTGATCTCATCACCAAGGAGATCTTTTCGCAGTGGATGGAGATCTGTCGCCAGATTGCAGATCGTGAGGTGCCCGATTGCTCGCACTTGGATGAAGATGAACGCACCGAATTCCCCTACTGGAAGACCAAGAAGTGGGCCCTCCATATCATGGTCCGCATGTTCGAGCG CTATGGAAGTCCTAGCAATGTGGTTAGTGAAAAGTACCAAAAATTCGCTGAGTGGTATTTGCCGACCTTCAGCCAGGGTGTTTTGGAGGTGCTCCTTAAGATCCTCGACCAGTACCGGAATAGAGTCTATGTCTCGCCGCGTGTCCTCACCGATGTGCTAAACTATCTCAAGAATGC CGTAAGCCATGCGTACACCTGGAAGCTGATCAAGCCCCATATGGTGGCTGTCATACAGGACGTTATCTTTCCGATCATGTCCTTCACGGACTCCGATCAGGAGCTGTGGGAAAGCGATCCCTATGAGTACATTCGCTTAAAGTTTG ACATATTTGAGGACTATGCAACACCTGTGCCAGCTGCCCAATCGTTACTGCACTCCATCTGCAAGAAGCGCAAGGGCGTCCTGCCCAAGGCCATGGCCACAATAATGCAGATCATAACATCCCAGCAGGCAGACAACAAGCAGAAGGACGGAGCCCTGCACATGATCGGCACCCTAGCCGATGTTCTGCTAAAGAAGGCCCTGTACAGGGACCAGGTGGAGTCCATGCTGACGACATATGTGTTCCCCGAGTTCCAGAATCCCGCTGGGCATATGAGGGCACGAGCCTGCTGGGTGCTGCACTATTTCTGCGATGTACAGATCAAGAATCCCCAAGTTCTGGCAGAGATCATGCGGCTGACCACCAATGCCCTGCTGACAGACAAGGAGTTGCCCGTGAAAGTGGAGGCCGCCATTGGGCTGCAGATGTTCCTATCGTCCCAGGACGAGGCGCCGCCATATGTGGAGGCGCAGATCAAGGAGATCACCAAGGAGCTGTTAACCATCATTCGGGAGACGGAGAACGAGGATCTGACGAATGTCATGCAGAAGATTGTGTGCACCTTCACCACACAGCTGCTGCCGGTGGCCACCGAGATCTGCCAGCACTTGGCCACGACTTTCAGCCAGGTGCTCGAGTCGGAGGAGGGATCCGATGAGAAGGCCATCACCGCCATGAGTCTGCTCAACACAATCGAAACCCTTTTGAGTGTGATGGAGGAGCACCCCGAAGTGCTGCTCAATCTGCATCCCATTGTCATCAATGTGGTGGGTCACATATTCCAGCACAACATTACGG ACTTCTACGAAGAAACGTTCTCTCTGGTGTACGATCTGACGTGCAAGGCCATTTCCCCGGAGATGTGGCAAATGCTAGAGCTGATCTATCAGGTATTCAAGAAGGATGGCATCGATTACTTCATTGACATTATGCCAGCGCTGCATAACTATGTGACGGTCGATACACCAGCCTTCCTCTCCAATCCCAACCGACTCCTGGCCATACTCGACATGTGCAAAACG ATGCTCACTGGCAATCCTGGCGAGGATCCAGAGTGCCATGCGGCCAAACTGATGGAGGTCATTATTCTGCAGTGCAAGGGCCAAATCGATTCAGTGATACACATGTTCGTGGAGCTGGCTCTGTCGCGCCTAACACGCGAGGTCCAGTCCTCGGAGCTGCGCACCATGTGCCTCCAGGTGGTGATTGCGGCCCTCTACTACAATCCCCAGTTGCTGCTCTCCATTCTGGACAAGATGTCGCAGCCGAATAACGAACCAATAAGCTCGCATTTCATCAAGCAATGGCTTCACGACACCGACTGTTTTCTGGG CATTCACGACCGCAAACTGTGTGTCCTTGGCCTGTGTACACTCATCTCGTTGGGCGATGCCAAGCCGCAGGTGCTGAGTGAGGTGGCTGGCAAGATTGTGCCCTCGCTGATCCTGCTCTTCGATGGCTTGAAGAGAGCTTACGAGTCCAGGGCCCAGGAggacgaagaggaggaggaggaggaggatggcgATGACTGTGAGGAGGCTCTGTCCAGCGACGAGGACGACATGGACGAAATGGCACCCAACTATTTGGACAAACTGGCCGAGTTCACCAAAGCGAAAGCGGGCGAGGCTGGCTTTGAGGTCAAGGCCGAGGTcaaggatgacgatgacgagtCGAATGACGACGCTGAAGAGTCTGTGGAGGACCTCAACGAGACGGGTCTTGAAACATTCACCACGCCAATCGACGACGAGGAGAACGATAGCGCCATCGATGAATACTGGACATTTAAGGAAGTTATTACAG CACTTTCTGCCCAAGATCAGGCCTGGTATGCGCTGCTGACGTCAAACCTTACCCCTGAACAGGCAAGGGCGCTTCAGGATGTGGTCGTGACCGCCGATCAACGGAAGGCGGCCAAAGAATCGAAGCTAATTGAGAAGCAAGGTGGTTTCGCCTTTCCCCAGACAACAGTTCCCTCATCCTTCAAGTTCGGCTCCTAA